CGGCTGTTTTTCTTCAGATAGCTCTTGCTATTTACCATCTAGAATACGGGACGGGGGAAAACTTATCTTATACTCTGATTAAATTACTTAGGCAATGCTTCACCTAGATGCCTGCAAGACTGCATTTCCATATTCAGCATCCAGGCAGGCTGCTCGAATTTTCCGGCTGAAAGTCTCAACTCTTGTTGCAAATGGTATGCTCAAAATGGATTAAGTTTaggttcagagttcagacaccCTGAACCTGCAGTGCACTGGCTACGTTTTCAAAGATGAATAATGTTGAGTtgcaaaaatccaatgaaagaAACCCGATTTATAGTtgagaaaaatgatgaaagaaagaagagaaccaaaaaagcaaaaacaataaaaataaaatgacaACCCAAAGCATTTCATAAGTTCATTCATCAGGACAATTATCCAATCAATAATACGAGCATTAGAGCTGCTGCATCAATCAATTAGGACGAAATcatcaaaagcttaaccacaaATCTGGCGCGACAGCACGGACATTTGCAGCAAACTACAACAACGGTTGCGAAGACAAACGGCCACAGAATCCCTTCCCGGAGCAATGATCAGGTCATTTCCGCCCACTGGTGCGAAGGCCGCCTCAAGAATTAGTACGGGAGATCAGTTTTAGGGGCTTAGGGCAATGCACGGACTTGAATCATCAAGATGAATCAATCTGAACATGGTCAGCTGACTCTGAACATGAGTTCACTTGACATCCTGAACTTGCAGAGCAGGGACTCTCTGAAACCTAACTAAAGCCTGGAGTTGCACAACCCAGATGCAAATATTAAGGACCAGCTTTCGATCTTTAAACTGTTCcaataaaagaaagaaaaagaaacgaaAACTAATCAAGAGGGTTTTTTTTCATCCAACTTCATTAGGAGCCACCGAGCCATCATCCAATCAATAGTAGAAGCAACTCTCAAGTACTTTCTGAACCAGGCATATGACACTTCTGGACCGGATAGGACGAAATCACGACAGTCTTAACACCAAAATCTGACGGAAACCACTACGACAGGCAACAACGGTAAACGATCACTCCACCCACTCGAGCGCGAAGGCCGTCTCGAATTTGTCGCGGCCGAATACCGCGGGGCCGCGGCCGTCCGGGGCGTCGCCGACCAGCTGCCACATGACGTTGCGGACGACGTCGTAGAAGCAGTCGCACGCGGCGTGGCTGGCCTCCTTCACGGCGACGTGCATCAGCGCCCGCTGGACGGCCCGCAccgccggcgcgagcggcgggAGGTCGGGGCAGACGTAGAGGCCGCCCTCCGGGAACCGCGCCCCGCCCCCGTCGAAGggggcccccgccgccgcgccgacgaAGAACGCGCCGCTCAGCGCGCGGGACAGCTGgtgcgcgcggaggcggaggtccTCGTGGGACGCGCCCAGCAGGGCGCGCACGGCGGAGACCGCTGCGGCGAAGGGGAGCCAGTGCAGcgccccggcgccggccgctgccgcggcgGGGCGGTAGTGGCCGCCGCTGGCGGAGCGGGGCGGGAGGTCGACGGCGGTGACGTTGTCGGCGGCCGCGGCTTCGCTGCCGGTGCTGGAGCCGTCGTGGTCGACGAGCACGAATGCCATGGCCGCGCGCTGGAGCGTGGGTGGGGGGTTCAACTTCACTGACTTGACGAAGCAAAGTCAGGAAGATAAACAGTATCATGAGTCTGGATGAACAGTATTCCCTACCGTAAATCACTGTAGCAGTCACTGTTCACGGGAGCACTGTTCAGAAAGGTACTATTTTGCACTGTAGCATGGGTGCTGTAGCGATCAATCATGTCCATCCGTCTCAGATCAGACGGCCAGAAATACACCGAAAGTCACCGCTACAGTACTAGCTGACTTTGCTTCAGTACTTCAGAGAATCCCGTTCGGTGGGAGTGAGGCTGAGGCCTGAGGCTGCACTGCCGCTGGTGGATGGCGATGCTGCACTGCCGCTGGGTATTTGTAGCCGGACGAGGTGAGAGCCACACAGTGCGACCGTTGGGACCCTGTTCTCCCTCTTGAAAAAAAGATTTGAATTTGGATAAAAAAATGTTTGAATTTGTGGGAGGCGGAGAGGAAGGTGGCACGGCAAACGTTGCAGCTAGATTGGGCAGTCAAGAGGTGCGTTGCGTTCTGCTGCTGCCAGGGACGTCCGTGCATTGGGCACTTGTGCGGTGCGCTCCTACAGGCCCTCGATGCACGCAAATCGGTTGTGTGATGGAGATATTCCCATGTTAACGTCGCAATATTAAATAGTGGTACCTTGGTCATTTCAGTCTTAACGTTGCAAATCGCAGTGTTGAACCAAAACGATATTCTGAACAAAAGATGTACCATTTCGTTCTTGCCGGGAAAGTTCGAAATTCGTGAATTCCGGGCAGAAACTTCGCCTAATTTTTGAGCCCGGGATCAAACGACACGACGGCCTGCAATGCACCGGCTGAACAAGGCCTCATTTTCAGCTAACTGATAGTAGTGTTGTCAGTGAAATGGTACAGTAGTGAGacccaaaaaagaagaagacaaCAAAAAACATGCCAACATACACTGCTCATGACCTTCCTCTGTCATAGAATTTCGAAATCTGCTATACTGAGACGTAACCGTGgcagggaaaaaaaagaaacttcaTGTACAGGTACAAAACACATATAGCAGCCAGTATACCAACGCGAATTTAAACTGGGCGTACATGCGGCGGGCATCGCAGCATCTCCAGTGATCGACCCACCCTTTGCCGACGCGAAGCACGGCCGGGCCGGCCTCCTTCTCCGATCccctgccggcggccggccgcatCGTCCCCGGCCCGGCCGACATCCTCGATCATGTGAAGAGGTCGTACTTGACCGGCGTTCCCGTGGGGTCGATCCAAGGCTGGGCGTGCAGGAAGTTCTCGACGGTGAACTTGGTGGCGTCCGCCTTGCTGATCACCTTCTTGTACCCCGGCCAGTTGACGCGGCCCGTCGTGGCGGCGCCGGGCCCGGTGTTGCCGTACTCGGCGTACCAGAGCGTCTTGAGCCCGAAGTCGCCGTTCCAGGGCAGGTAGCCGGCCTTGTCGATGAAGTCGGGGATCTCCGACTCCATGATGAGCGTGCGCGAGCACTCGCGCCAGGGGCGGCCGAGGTAGTTGCGgatgggcgggcgggcggcgtccCGGAGCGCGGTCTCGGCCTGGAACTCGCACTTCTGGAGCACGAAGCCGGTGGCCTCGCGCGCGTCGGCGCGGCCCTGCGCGGTGGCGATGTTCTGCTGGTTGTCCATGGGGCGGCGCAGGACGAGGATGCAGTTCTGGAACacggccgccgcgtcgccgaAGATGAAGTCCACCGTGCCGGAGATGACGCAGTTGCGGTAGAACTGCGCCTTGGAGTGCGCGTAGAGCGTGTCCTGGAACGCGTCCATGCGGCAGTTGAGGAAGATGGACTTGTCCGACTGCACCAGCAGCGCCACCGCCTGGTGCTTCTCCGGCCCGGCCGTGTTCTGGAAGCCCATCCCGATCGCCATGAACCCGTCGCCCTGCGCGGCTgcgtgccggcggccggcgcgtcgATCAGTCGCCGCTGACACTAGCTAGTGGCTGCTGGTAGTTGGATGATCAATAGTAATAATTAATCGGAGGTCGAGCTTACTGAAGGTTGCCGTCTTGAAGGTGGTGAGCCCGTCGACGAAGTTCTTCTTGCCGGTGACGATGGACTTCTTGGAGCCGTCGCCTAGCAGGGTCACGTTCACCATTGTCTTGGTGATGGCCACGTACTCCTCGTACACCCCCTCCTTCACTTGGATCACGTACCTCCCGTCGTTGGACTTGGGCATGGCGTTGAGCGCCTCGTTGATTGTCTTGAacttgccgctgccgtccttggCCACCACCACGTTCGGCGTCAGCGTGTTCTTGAAGCCGCCGCCCTTGAGCACCCTCCGCTCGCCGTCGGGCACCCACGCGGGGATGCCGTCCTCGTCGAGCGCCGCGcctgctccctcctcctcgccgagcAGCAGCCGTTTCGAGCCCTTGAGCGCGGAGAGGAGCGACGAGCCCTTCTCGATGAGCGCCAGGGCGTTGCTGGTCAGCTCCTTGCCGCTGGTGAACGACTCCTTCACCTTCACCTTGAAGTCGTCGTCGGGGAAGCCGTCGATGCACGTCTCCATGTGCGCGATCACCGCGCTGAGCCAGATGCGCAGCTGGTAGCCCTCCTTGGAGACGCCGTCCTTGGCGTCCACGCCCTTCACCGTGCGGTTCAGGTCGTCCTTGGCGTCGCCGAAGATCTCCTTGCAGTCGGCCACGGCGGCCTTCACGCGCGGGTCGTTGCTCATGATCAGGTCCGCGCGGTCGAACGCCTCCTTGATCGCGTCGCCGATCACCTCCACGGCCGTCCGGACGATGTCCGCCGGCGACGTCGCGCTCGCGTTCGCCGCCTTGCCGATGCTCTTCTCGCACGCGTCCGTGTAGTCCGTCTGCGAGCACATGGCCTTGATGCTCTTGGACACAGCCTTCAGGTCCGCCGGCTTCTTCTCCGACTCCGGCGACTCCGGCTCCGAATCCGAATCCGAGCTCGAACtactgcccccgccgccggactTGCCTTTGGACGCCGGCGACGATCCCTTGGAGCCGGAGGACTTTTTGCCCTCGCTGGACGACTTGCCGCTGTACGTGACGGCGAGGCTGCCCATGACGATGAGTAGGATGATGATGGTCACGGTGCCGACGGCGATCATGATGCGCCTGCGCTGCTGCCGCGCCTTCTCGGCCTTGCGGCGCTCGGTGAGCGGGCCGAAGTCGCCGAACGCCGACGACGACATGGTGCCGGAGCTGCTGTATCCTCCTCAccgtttttttttatttacggCAAAATTTCTGTCTTTTACCGACCGCTTCCTCCTGGCTGTCGCTCTCTGCCTTCCATCACCCAAAGGCAGAGAGGATGGAGCAAGGGCGGGAGGCAATGGCCAGCCGTGGGTTTATTTGGGGGCTGCGGGTTCCGGGGAAAGAAGG
This portion of the Panicum virgatum strain AP13 chromosome 2N, P.virgatum_v5, whole genome shotgun sequence genome encodes:
- the LOC120660742 gene encoding pectinesterase-like, which translates into the protein MSSSAFGDFGPLTERRKAEKARQQRRRIMIAVGTVTIIILLIVMGSLAVTYSGKSSSEGKKSSGSKGSSPASKGKSGGGGSSSSSDSDSEPESPESEKKPADLKAVSKSIKAMCSQTDYTDACEKSIGKAANASATSPADIVRTAVEVIGDAIKEAFDRADLIMSNDPRVKAAVADCKEIFGDAKDDLNRTVKGVDAKDGVSKEGYQLRIWLSAVIAHMETCIDGFPDDDFKVKVKESFTSGKELTSNALALIEKGSSLLSALKGSKRLLLGEEEGAGAALDEDGIPAWVPDGERRVLKGGGFKNTLTPNVVVAKDGSGKFKTINEALNAMPKSNDGRYVIQVKEGVYEEYVAITKTMVNVTLLGDGSKKSIVTGKKNFVDGLTTFKTATFTAQGDGFMAIGMGFQNTAGPEKHQAVALLVQSDKSIFLNCRMDAFQDTLYAHSKAQFYRNCVISGTVDFIFGDAAAVFQNCILVLRRPMDNQQNIATAQGRADAREATGFVLQKCEFQAETALRDAARPPIRNYLGRPWRECSRTLIMESEIPDFIDKAGYLPWNGDFGLKTLWYAEYGNTGPGAATTGRVNWPGYKKVISKADATKFTVENFLHAQPWIDPTGTPVKYDLFT
- the LOC120660740 gene encoding uncharacterized protein LOC120660740 translates to MAFVLVDHDGSSTGSEAAAADNVTAVDLPPRSASGGHYRPAAAAAGAGALHWLPFAAAVSAVRALLGASHEDLRLRAHQLSRALSGAFFVGAAAGAPFDGGGARFPEGGLYVCPDLPPLAPAVRAVQRALMHVAVKEASHAACDCFYDVVRNVMWQLVGDAPDGRGPAVFGRDKFETAFALEWVE